The following are from one region of the Amycolatopsis sp. QT-25 genome:
- a CDS encoding neutral/alkaline ceramidase, giving the protein MTVSRRRVLAGAAAVPLAAGVLGARSAAAAPQQGFRVGVGLADVTGPAAENGMMGYSMPQQQTAGIHLRTRARAFVIDDGAKRIAFVTADLGALFQSVHQGVLRKLQAAYGDLYTAQNVLLNATHTHSACGGDSHYAAYDLAILGFQQQVYDAHVDGIFEAIGRAHANLAPGSIRLGRAELTKASVNRSREAFDLNPKADKDHFPQAIDPAVTVLRFSQNGVDVGAIGWFATHGTSMSNGNRLISGDNKGYAAYAWEHDHAGVRYLDGNPRFVAAFPQTNTGDMSPNLNLGPGTSETEFENTRTIGDLQFRAAKSAFDAAPEAVTGGVDHRMCYVDMSDVAVDAKYTPNGRPQRTCTAAIGVSMLAGSREDGPGLPLPEGVKNPFVDWLGGIDAPIPQALADAHAPKVIAVPFGAMKPYPWTPEVLPLQLVRIGQLHLVAVPAEPTIVAGLRLRRTVAAELGVPLENVLVQGYANAYSQYVTTPEEYDSQQYEGASTLYGRYTLPAYQQEFARLAAAMKAGTTVPHGPVPRDLRGKLINFQPGVVFDSAPAFKGFGDVLADAKSTYARGEQVAVEFVTGHPKNDLRRGGTFLEIQRLVEGKWTRYADDGDWDTKYHWARTFVAESKAVVHWKIPANAPIGKYRVVHFGDWKNGWNGAISAFSGISRTFVVS; this is encoded by the coding sequence ATGACGGTGAGCCGGAGGCGGGTTCTGGCGGGCGCGGCGGCGGTGCCGCTCGCGGCGGGCGTGCTCGGCGCCCGAAGCGCCGCAGCCGCACCACAGCAGGGTTTCCGCGTCGGCGTCGGTCTCGCCGACGTCACCGGTCCGGCGGCCGAGAACGGCATGATGGGCTACTCGATGCCGCAGCAGCAGACCGCCGGCATCCACCTCCGCACCCGCGCGCGGGCTTTCGTAATCGACGACGGCGCCAAGCGGATCGCCTTCGTCACCGCCGACCTCGGCGCGCTGTTCCAGTCCGTCCACCAGGGCGTGCTGCGCAAGCTCCAGGCCGCGTACGGCGACCTGTACACCGCGCAGAACGTGCTCCTCAACGCCACGCACACCCATTCGGCGTGTGGCGGGGATTCCCATTACGCCGCTTACGATCTGGCGATCCTCGGCTTCCAGCAGCAGGTGTACGACGCGCACGTCGACGGGATCTTCGAAGCGATCGGCCGGGCGCACGCGAACCTCGCTCCCGGGTCGATCCGGCTCGGTCGCGCCGAACTGACCAAGGCGAGCGTCAACCGCTCCCGCGAAGCCTTCGACCTGAACCCGAAGGCGGACAAAGACCACTTCCCGCAGGCGATCGACCCGGCCGTCACGGTGCTGCGGTTCAGCCAGAACGGTGTCGACGTCGGCGCGATCGGCTGGTTCGCCACGCACGGTACGTCGATGAGCAACGGCAACCGGCTGATCAGCGGCGACAACAAGGGTTACGCCGCCTACGCATGGGAGCACGACCACGCCGGCGTGCGTTATCTCGACGGGAACCCGCGGTTCGTCGCCGCGTTCCCGCAGACCAACACCGGCGACATGAGCCCGAACCTGAACCTCGGACCCGGCACATCCGAAACCGAGTTCGAGAACACCCGCACCATCGGCGACCTCCAGTTCCGCGCGGCCAAGAGCGCTTTCGACGCGGCCCCCGAAGCCGTGACGGGGGGAGTCGACCACCGGATGTGCTACGTGGACATGTCCGACGTCGCCGTCGACGCGAAGTACACGCCGAACGGGCGGCCGCAGCGCACGTGCACGGCCGCGATCGGCGTGTCGATGCTGGCGGGGAGCCGCGAGGACGGCCCCGGCCTCCCGCTCCCGGAAGGCGTGAAGAACCCGTTCGTCGACTGGCTCGGCGGCATCGACGCGCCGATCCCGCAGGCGCTCGCCGACGCGCACGCGCCGAAGGTGATCGCGGTGCCGTTCGGCGCGATGAAGCCGTATCCGTGGACGCCGGAGGTCCTGCCGCTGCAGCTCGTCCGGATCGGGCAACTGCACCTCGTGGCCGTGCCCGCCGAGCCGACCATCGTCGCGGGGCTGCGCCTGCGCCGGACCGTCGCCGCCGAACTCGGTGTCCCGCTGGAGAACGTGCTCGTCCAGGGGTACGCGAACGCGTACAGCCAGTACGTCACCACACCCGAGGAGTACGACTCGCAGCAGTACGAGGGCGCGTCCACCCTGTACGGCCGCTACACGCTTCCCGCCTATCAGCAGGAATTCGCCAGGCTCGCGGCCGCGATGAAGGCGGGGACGACGGTTCCGCACGGGCCGGTGCCGCGAGATCTGCGCGGCAAGCTGATCAACTTCCAGCCCGGGGTCGTGTTCGACAGCGCGCCCGCGTTCAAGGGCTTCGGAGACGTCCTGGCCGACGCGAAGAGCACCTACGCGCGCGGTGAACAGGTCGCGGTCGAGTTCGTCACCGGGCATCCGAAGAACGACCTGCGGCGCGGTGGCACGTTCCTGGAGATCCAGCGGCTGGTCGAGGGCAAGTGGACCAGGTACGCCGACGACGGCGACTGGGACACGAAGTACCACTGGGCGCGTACCTTCGTCGCCGAATCGAAAGCCGTCGTCCACTGGAAGATCCCCGCGAACGCCCCGATCGGCAAATATCGCGTGGTCCACTTCGGCGATTGGAAAAACGGCTGGAACGGGGCGATCTCCGCGTTCAGCGGAATCTCGCGGACGTTCGTCGTCTCCTGA
- a CDS encoding TetR family transcriptional regulator, with protein MAGRSWAGTTLDDRRAARRGQLVDAGLDLLGTQGSAGMSVRAVCRHAKLTERYFYESFTDREELVVAVYEHIGEQARQALVDAVSDTAEPAERAKAAVRAFVELMLDDPRKGRVLLLAPITDPALTTRGIALLPSFAELVSGQLSHGDAAERRMTSIGLVGALSNVFIAYLDGSLKVSRERLIDHCVRLVLGADRRP; from the coding sequence ATGGCCGGCCGGAGCTGGGCAGGCACGACCCTGGACGACCGCAGGGCCGCGCGACGGGGACAACTCGTCGACGCGGGCCTCGACCTGCTCGGTACCCAAGGCAGTGCCGGGATGAGCGTCCGCGCGGTGTGCCGTCACGCCAAGCTGACGGAGCGGTACTTCTACGAGAGTTTCACCGACCGCGAGGAACTGGTCGTCGCGGTCTACGAGCACATCGGCGAGCAGGCGCGGCAAGCGCTCGTCGACGCCGTCAGCGACACGGCCGAACCCGCCGAACGGGCGAAGGCCGCCGTCCGCGCCTTCGTCGAATTGATGCTCGACGATCCGCGCAAAGGCCGCGTGCTCCTGCTCGCGCCGATCACCGATCCCGCGCTGACCACCCGCGGGATCGCACTCCTCCCCTCCTTCGCCGAGCTGGTCAGCGGGCAGCTGTCCCACGGTGACGCGGCCGAGCGGCGGATGACGTCGATCGGGCTGGTCGGCGCGCTGAGCAACGTGTTCATCGCCTACCTCGACGGCTCGCTCAAGGTCAGCCGCGAGCGCCTGATCGACCACTGCGTCCGCCTCGTCCTCGGGGCCGACCGTCGACCCTGA
- a CDS encoding MFS transporter — protein sequence MASLPARTRYRYSLGSFVTGAFGTVPGLLLLKYLTDTMGVAAGVAGLIVFVPKAWDVLFNPIAGRLSDADMVRTGSRRRFLLYGGIGVSILFAALFAHPGLGGPVPDAIYVIVVFLLCATAYAFFQVPFNALPAELTDSAEERTKLTSVRIGFLAVAILVSGGGAPAITELIGGVAGYRFMGLFIAVVILLATLGVYFGLKDAPVGALRPNTVSPRALLRTLAGWRPFRWLLGVYFIQALGIGTVLAAIPYFAERILGSSGYSTVLFVGFVGPALLTMPLWPRLGASVGKLAGFRIATAAFGVGLLGLLGAEVFPFAVTMVFVAFCGVGYAGISVFPLAILPDLISDEEGRTGETRAGVAAGVWTASETLGLALGPGLWGVVLQFGGYQSGLDAKTAQPDSALTAILLGASILPAVLIVLGIPLLRRSVLERRS from the coding sequence ATGGCATCGCTGCCAGCACGGACGAGGTACCGCTACTCGCTCGGCTCGTTCGTCACCGGCGCTTTCGGCACCGTTCCCGGCCTGCTCCTCCTCAAGTACCTCACCGACACGATGGGCGTCGCGGCGGGGGTGGCCGGTCTGATCGTGTTCGTTCCCAAAGCGTGGGACGTGCTCTTCAACCCGATCGCGGGGCGGTTGTCGGACGCGGACATGGTCCGCACGGGCAGCCGTCGCCGGTTCCTGCTCTACGGCGGCATCGGCGTCTCGATTCTGTTCGCGGCCCTGTTCGCGCACCCGGGACTCGGGGGCCCGGTACCCGACGCGATCTACGTGATCGTCGTGTTCCTGTTGTGCGCCACCGCGTACGCGTTCTTCCAGGTGCCGTTCAACGCCCTGCCCGCCGAGCTGACGGACTCGGCCGAAGAGCGCACGAAGCTGACCAGCGTCCGGATCGGCTTCCTCGCGGTCGCCATCCTGGTCTCCGGCGGGGGCGCACCCGCGATCACCGAGCTCATCGGCGGTGTCGCCGGATACCGCTTCATGGGCCTGTTCATCGCCGTGGTCATTTTGCTCGCGACGCTCGGCGTGTACTTCGGCCTGAAAGACGCCCCCGTCGGCGCGCTGCGGCCGAACACGGTGAGCCCGCGTGCACTGCTCCGGACGCTCGCGGGATGGCGGCCGTTCCGCTGGCTGCTCGGGGTGTACTTCATCCAAGCGCTCGGCATCGGCACGGTGCTGGCCGCGATCCCGTACTTCGCGGAGCGGATCCTCGGCAGTTCGGGTTATTCGACGGTGCTGTTCGTCGGGTTCGTCGGCCCGGCACTGCTCACCATGCCGCTGTGGCCGCGACTCGGGGCGAGCGTCGGGAAGCTGGCCGGGTTCCGGATTGCCACCGCCGCGTTCGGCGTCGGCCTGCTCGGGCTCCTCGGCGCCGAGGTGTTCCCGTTCGCCGTCACGATGGTGTTCGTCGCCTTCTGCGGTGTCGGCTACGCGGGGATTTCGGTGTTCCCGCTGGCGATCCTGCCGGATCTGATCAGTGATGAGGAGGGACGGACCGGCGAGACCAGGGCCGGGGTCGCGGCCGGCGTCTGGACGGCCTCGGAGACGCTGGGGCTCGCGCTCGGACCGGGCCTGTGGGGGGTCGTGCTGCAGTTCGGTGGGTACCAGTCCGGCCTCGACGCCAAGACCGCGCAGCCGGACAGCGCGCTCACGGCGATCCTGCTCGGCGCGTCGATCCTCCCGGCCGTGCTGATCGTGCTGGGCATCCCGCTGCTGCGCAGGTCGGTGCTGGAGCGCCGGTCGTGA
- a CDS encoding sphingomyelin phosphodiesterase, whose protein sequence is MRKLAVLAIAAVMFAGTAVPAQAAVSVKVMAFNIWQLPWIAGPNTADRQARARAAEDVIRANDADVVVLDEAFSAQAEEMRNRLKDVWPHQTPLVGQYCGTSPGWTTVNGNCSNSPVVVNGGVTVLSKAPVTHQHQLVFRHSHSGTADHLSNKGAALARLVVAGKPLWVAGTHLQADEGPETLPKAHDVRMAQLGEIRDLVTKYAPAAEPVVVAGDLNIEYRAGQARKDSLGRTQVQQGEAFLGGVLRTTGEGSYTFDAVTNPNAAKSVPATYRDSLDYVGAVRAGGRPLAAVGPVRLVHYDGGTIPSDHYPVVAKIQY, encoded by the coding sequence GTGCGGAAGCTCGCCGTACTCGCCATCGCCGCCGTGATGTTCGCCGGAACCGCCGTGCCCGCCCAGGCCGCGGTCTCGGTGAAGGTCATGGCGTTCAACATCTGGCAACTGCCCTGGATCGCCGGTCCGAACACGGCGGACAGACAGGCCAGGGCTCGTGCGGCCGAGGACGTCATCCGCGCGAACGACGCCGACGTCGTCGTCCTGGACGAGGCTTTCAGCGCCCAGGCGGAGGAAATGCGGAACCGGCTGAAGGATGTCTGGCCGCATCAGACCCCGCTCGTCGGCCAGTACTGTGGCACCTCGCCGGGCTGGACCACGGTGAACGGGAACTGCTCGAATTCCCCCGTCGTGGTCAACGGCGGGGTCACCGTGCTGAGCAAGGCACCGGTGACCCACCAGCACCAGCTGGTCTTCCGCCATTCCCACTCCGGCACCGCGGACCACCTGTCCAACAAGGGTGCCGCGCTCGCCCGGCTGGTGGTCGCCGGCAAGCCGCTCTGGGTCGCCGGCACCCACCTGCAGGCCGACGAGGGGCCGGAGACGCTGCCGAAGGCGCACGACGTCCGGATGGCGCAGCTCGGCGAGATCCGGGACCTGGTCACGAAGTACGCGCCCGCGGCCGAACCGGTCGTCGTCGCCGGCGACCTGAACATCGAGTACCGGGCGGGACAAGCGCGCAAGGACTCGCTCGGCCGGACACAGGTCCAGCAGGGTGAAGCCTTCCTGGGCGGCGTCCTCCGCACGACGGGCGAAGGCTCGTACACCTTCGACGCGGTCACGAACCCGAACGCGGCGAAATCCGTTCCGGCGACCTACCGTGACTCGCTGGACTACGTCGGCGCCGTACGCGCGGGCGGCCGTCCACTCGCCGCTGTCGGCCCGGTACGGCTCGTGCATTACGACGGTGGCACGATTCCCTCCGACCACTACCCGGTGGTGGCCAAGATCCAATACTGA